GGATCGGTTCTGGTCGTGCACGGCGGCAAATCGGTCCTGTCCAAGGGGTATGGCTTTGCCGATCCCAAGGCGGGGCGCAAGGTGACCCCTTCGACGATCTTCTCCATCGGCTCGGTAACGAAGTGGTTCACCGCCCTCGTCACGCTCCGGCTGGAACAGGACGGCAAGTTGAAGCTGAGCGATCCCATCGCGCGGCTCATCGACCACGTGCCCGCCGACAAGCGGAGGATCACGATCGAGCAACTGCTCGCGCACACGGCCGGACTGGGCGATTACATCGACCGGCCCGGCGAAGGGGGCGACTTCGCCAAGATCGACCGAGCGACGGCGCTCAAACGCATCCTTGCCGAGAAGCTGAAGTTCGAGCCTGGGACCAAGACCGAGTATTCAAACGTCGGTTACACCTTGCTGGCGATGATTCTTGAAAAGGCTTCGGGGCAGAGCTACGAGGAGTGTGTGCGCAACCTCATCTTCAAACCCGCGGGCATGGCGCGTTCGGGGTTCTTCGGCGATCGACTGTGGCCCGAGGACCAGTTCGCCATCGGACAACGCGCCAAAACGCATGGAACGAGGAACATGGCCTATCACTGGGGGCCCGTGACCTGGTCTCTCAAAGGGGCGGGAGGCATTGTCTCGACGTCCGAAGACCTCGGAAAGGCCGTGTTGGCGCTGACCCAGGGCAAGATCCTGAGCATGGCCAACGAGCCACGGATGTTCCGTGCGGTCTTCGAGCACGAGGGTTACGGATGGATGGTCGG
This is a stretch of genomic DNA from Fimbriimonadaceae bacterium. It encodes these proteins:
- a CDS encoding beta-lactamase family protein, with the translated sequence MLASLMLMQGSAAPDLPKTVDARLQEAASDGFSGSVLVVHGGKSVLSKGYGFADPKAGRKVTPSTIFSIGSVTKWFTALVTLRLEQDGKLKLSDPIARLIDHVPADKRRITIEQLLAHTAGLGDYIDRPGEGGDFAKIDRATALKRILAEKLKFEPGTKTEYSNVGYTLLAMILEKASGQSYEECVRNLIFKPAGMARSGFFGDRLWPEDQFAIGQRAKTHGTRNMAYHWGPVTWSLKGAGGIVSTSEDLGKAVLALTQGKILSMANEPRMFRAVFEHEGYGWMVGRTAAGTPFCNVGGGDDFGFQAAILYMPHEGDLVITCSNSNTPEKMRVAIMDVLRTLEGG